From Equus przewalskii isolate Varuska chromosome 2, EquPr2, whole genome shotgun sequence:
aaaatgcGCCTCCTAAAAGCAGGCCAGGTCGGAGGGGGCGGAGCTGGAGGCCAGACGCCGTCCCCCCCGCCGGCGGACAGGCGCTCGCGGACCCTCGGGCCGGGCGCAGAGCCGGCCGGTCCCCTCGCCGCTCTCACCTGCGCTGCGCTCGCGGCGGGCCTGGCCGCCGGGGCCCCCAGCCGGGCCAGCAGCACGAGGGCGGGCAGGAGGCACAGGGCGCCCAGCACGGCCCCGAGCCGCCGGGCCTGGTCGCGGGCCCCCGACGCCGCCGAGGGGACGCAGGCCCCGCGGCCCATGGCGCCTGCGGACTGGCTGTCGGGGCTGCGGGCCGCGTGGGGCTGCGCGCGGGACCGGCGGAGCCGCGGAGGAGCCGGGCGGGGAGGCGCCGGGCGTCTCGGGTTACAGCCCCGTGGGGGGGCCGGCAGGCTGGGGGGCGCGGCCGCCCCTGAAGGGAACCAGCTGGCCGCCCGCTGTGGGAGCACCCCGCCGCCCGCAGCTGGCCGAGGGGACCCAGGGCCTGTGGGTCGGTggcaggggcctgggcagggcctgCTGGGCGGGGTCacttgggcggggggggggggcaaggaGGGCCCGGCCGACAGGACAGGGAAGGGACAGGCTGAGGCAAGGGTGGTCAGTCGGGGCCCCTAAACTGGCTGTGGGCTGAATGACCAGGCGGCTCTTTCCCCACATGGAATCCCCCCAAACTCCTGGACACCGAAGGAGACCCGGGAGTGGAGCCTCCATCCTGGCCGGCTCAGGACTTGTCACCCCGCCGGCGCTGGCCTGACAGGGTCCCCGCGAGCGGGGAGGGGACGTGGCAAGTGAGTACCGGctgcggggagggaggagagaggcgggGTAGGCAGCGTGGGGAGGGCGCGCCAGAGGGGCAAGGCTTcggagccaggagggagggggcccgCAAGGGGCCCGCAGGGGTCCCGCCGAGAGTGGGCGCGGCCAACGAGGGGCTCCGTGGGGGTCGTGGGGAAAGCGCAGGAGGTGCGGGGCGGGGGTGTGGGGAGCGGGGAGCGGAGCCCGAGGTCTGGAACGggcgggctgggggaggggaacggAAGGCTCGACGGGACGGCCCTCGGGCTGTGCTGGGCGTGGAGCCGGGCCAGGCGGGATGTTGGCGAGCGCGCCTCTGGGCGGGGGGACGGGGATGCGGGGGCAGGAGGGCGGAGcgggctgggggacagggagacgggggagggagctgagggaggaTCGGGCCGCGGGGCGGAAGGCACTGGGCCAGACGAGGCCGGGGGTCGGGGCCCTCGCCGTTCCCCTCCAGGCCTGAGTGACAGTAGCGCGCCGGGCCGGCGGGGCCAGCGCCAAGTGGCTGGCAGGCAGCCGTGAGGCTCCGGGGGAGCATTTCGGGTGGTTCTTGGAAAGCGCCCGGCCGAGGGCAGCGCCCCCGTCTTCTCGGCTACGTATTTGCGCCAACAAACCGATGTCCCCGCCCGTGCCCTGCACCGCCCCACACTCAGCAGTCCCGAGACCCTGCCGGGGCCCTGGCCTGAAACTGACGCCTCACTCCACTCGCCGCTTAACCAGGACCCCACAACCCCAGGGAGAACCGAGTCTTGCTCTGGTCCCAGCCCGTCTCCACAGCCCGccccagaagaaaagaaaaggggaggaggCGCGGCGGGGTTCGCGAGGAGGCCCCCAGCTGGCGGTGACCCTGGGATTCCGGCCCACCCAGTGCTTCTGGAGGATGTTTCTGCTTCAGAGCTCGGGGTCTGGGCAGGAGTCTGGACCCATGAGTCCAGGGAAGGGCTGGACACGCGGGTCGGGAAGGGGCCGGGCGGGGCATAGGGCCAAAGCGGGCCGGTACTGGAAGAGGGGCCGGTCCGGCCAGCCCGGGGCTGGGGGTAGCGAGGCGAGGGCGGGACCCGGGGTATGGACGGCGCCGAGGCTCGTCTGTCCGTCCTCCTCGGCGGGAGACAAGAgacccgcccggccccgccccaggCAGGCACCAGGCGGCAAAGTCCGAGAATCTTTTTATAAAACACGGGGGGGGGAGCAGCTTGCGAAGAAGAACGCGGGACGCGGCTCCGGAGCGAGACGGGGCGCGGCCAGGCTACACGAAGATCTGGATGCGGTCGCGGATGGGCTGGCGGCAGATGGGGCAGGCGCTGAGCGCGGCGCCGCAGGGCGCGCACGCGCCGTGGCCGCACTGGAACACGAGGCGGATGTGGCTGTCGATGCAGATGGGGCAGGTGATGCGCTCCTCCATTTGCCGATAGCggctctgcagctcctccacCAGCTGCCGCGGCGGGCCGGGCGCGGAGGCCGCGCTGGCCACCTCCGTGCCGTCTGCGGGGGGCGATCTGGGTCAGGGGCGGGGATCCTCCGGGCGCGGACGGCGGGGGGCGGAGCGTGAGCGGCGAAAGGGCCCGTGGCCGTGGGGAAACGGCGGGTGGGGCGTGAgcagcggggcgggggcgggggcggcgccgaggcccgccccgccccgccccacccaccTGGGCGTAGCTTCTTGCCGATGACCGCCTGGCACCTGATGCACTTCTTCATTCTGCGCGCGCACTCTGCGGGGGAAGCGCGCGGTCGGACGGCGCCGCGCCGACGCGACCCCGACGCCTCCCGCCGCCCCCCGCACTCACCCTCGCACACGGTGCGGTGCTGGCACGGCGAGAACAGCACCAGCAGCGCCAGCTCCGAGCACACCAGGCACTCGGCGGCCTCGGGCCCCGACGGCGGGGCCACGTGCAGGTTCGTCACGGTGTTGGGCGTGCTGAGCGCCAGCCTCGGGCCCGGGGCCGCGCCCCCGGGGCCGCCTGCCTGCCGCTCCCTGAAGTCGGAGGCGGAAGCTTGAAAGGGCCCGGGGCCCGGGGCCCGCCCCCCGCGACCCCCCGTCGCGGGGCTCACCGGAAGCGCTGGGCGCAGCCCTGCAGGGCCTTGAGCACGCGACCCTCGACGGCCAGGTCCAGCGGGCTCCGGCCGCGGTGGTTGGAGTAGCTCACATCGGCGCCCTCCAGCGCCAAGAAGCAGGCCATCGCCGCGCCCACCGTCAGCTCCGCGCTGCCCGGCAGGCCTGAGGCCTGTAGCTGTGCGGCAGATGGACGCTGGTGAGGGCGGGCCACGCGGCCGGGTGCTGGCAACGCCCCGGCCTGAGCCCCGCGGCAGAGGCATGGGCACTCCCTCCCTGTCGCAGGCCGCCAGAACGGGAGGTGGGCGGGAACAGCGCCCCTGCCTGGGGCCTCCCAGGAAGGGGCTGAGTTCCCAGACTACCCCCGACCCGGTCGCATCCCCACTGGGCCCCACCCCATTTCCCAGACTGATCAGGAGAGCAGAATCACAGAGACGCTGGCCACGCTGTGGTGACTGAGATCGCAGAAGATGCCCCCTGCAAACCACAGTCACCCAAGCTGCCCCACCCCCAAGAGGGCCTGGCTCCCTGGGCCCTCACCAAAGGTGGAGGCCGACGTTTGCTCAGGCTCTGCCCTGAGCTGACAGCTAGACACCACAGCCCACCTCTCCAGCACCCAGAGCCACACGTCCTCACCCTGGACAGCAGCTGTAAGGGCCCCGGGTCCCCCCCGGCCCCATCAGCTGCTAAGGGCAGCAGTTGATGACGTTGCAGTGCCACGTGCAGGGCTGTGTCCCCCTCCTCGTCCTCGGCATTGACGCTGCAGCCAGCGTCCACCAGCAGCGGCACCAGCCCCACGTGGGCCTGCTGCACGGCCAGGTGCAGTGCAGACTGGAGCTTACGGTTTCGAACATTCACATCACAGCGgccctgggagtgggggtgggcacaggctCAGCCCAGGGACGCCTGGTGGGCCCTGACTCCCcatcccagggctggcctgggcccTGCATGTGCACCTCTCGGATGAGAATCTGGGCCACCTCCCGGTGGTTGTTGAGGGCAGCCAGGTGCAATGCTGTAAAGCCATCCTCCTTTTTGGCATCTACCAGCTGCCGTGCCCGTGCCAGAATCCTCCTGACGGCTCTGTTGGGGCAGGGAGATGTGCCTGGGGTCATGGGCATCCCCGGAGTGGCCCAGCAGGGTGGCAGGAGCCTGGCCACTGGCCACGTGCCCACCCCAAACTCACAGCGTGTGGCCCTTGAGAGACGCATGGTGCAGCAAGGTGAAGCCCTGGCTGTTGGTGGCAGTGACGTCGATGGCTGGCACCTCGGTGAGGATCTCCACAATGCCGCTGGCACCGGCACCCACTGAGATGGCACAGTGCAAGGGCGTGTCAGCATGGGCATCCTGCCAGTGGTGGAGCAATGGTCACTTGATGGGAAGGTCACTACCACTGTCTCCTTGACCCCAGGGATAGGGCCAGGGGACCCAGCACTCACAGGCAGGTTGACGTCACAGCCGTGCTCACACAGGACcctcaccacctccaggaagcccctctGCACGGCCACATGCAGTGCTGCACTCCGGGTGCCATTAAGAGCGTTGGCCCCGCACCCTGAGCTCAGGAGCACCCGGGCAGCCTCAGGCTGGTTCctgacagaagaggaagcaggaggggtGCTGTGCCCACTGGCTGGACCTGCAGGCCCAGCTCCCGCCATGCCCTGCCCGGGCCTCACCCCAGGGCTGCATAGTGCAGCGCCGTGTTGCCCTCGTCATCAGGCAGGTCCACATCCGCCCGTGCCTTcagcagcagccgcagcagcTCCACCTGACCTAGGTAGGCCGCCACCAGCAGGGCAGTCCTGCCCTGGTTCTTGGTGTCCACCTGCCAGGAGAACCAGCAGGTCAGTCCCCGGCCCTCTGgcctctccctggggctggccaggcGTGGGGAGTTGGGATGGTGTCACAGGAGCTCGCCTGCTCTGGGTGCCTCCGAAGCAGGTCCAGAGACCGGGCCATGTTGCCCAGGGCCACCTCCACGACCAGCCTCCCTGGGTGCTCTGGGTCACTTTTCTGGGCTCGAAGCTTGTCCAGTGCAACACTCAGGGAGCCTGGGGGGCAGGGGTAAGGTGAAGTGGTGGTCGGGAGCAGCCCACCTCCCACTGGCTGCCTGAGCTGGGTGCCCGCACTTTTGTTCTCCCTGGCACGCTCAGCCACGTCCAGGTTGGCATCCTCCTCAGGCCGGTAGGCcagcaggcaggaggggctgAAGGTCCACAGCTGGCCACCGACTGCCACACGCAGGTTCCCATCTCCGAAAACCTTCACCACTTTTCCAACGCGGCCCAGGGCCTGCGTGAGGAGAGGCTGGGGTCACAGACAGTCTCCCAGGGATGTGAGGGAAGTGGGCAtggaggtaggggtgggggaCTCACAGGGGCC
This genomic window contains:
- the MIB2 gene encoding E3 ubiquitin-protein ligase MIB2 isoform X5, whose amino-acid sequence is MEPDPQAGVQVGMRVVRGMDWKWGQQDGGEGGVGTVVELGRHGSPSTPDRTVVVQWDHGTRTNYRAGYQGAHDLLLYDNAQIGVRHPNIICDCCKKHGLRGMRWKCRVCFDYDLCTQCYMHSKHDLAHAFERYETAHSRPVMLSPRQGLPRIPLRGIFQGAKVVRGPDWEWGSQDGGEGKPGRVVDIRGWDVETGRSVASVTWADGTTNVYRVGHKGKVDLKCVGEAAGGFYYKEHLPRLGKPAELQRRVSVDGQPFQHGDKVKCLLDPDILREMQEGHGGWNPRMAEFIGQTGTVHRITDCGDVRVQFSHETRWTFHPGALTKALGRVGKVVKVFGDGNLRVAVGGQLWTFSPSCLLAYRPEEDANLDVAERARENKSAGTQLRQPVGGGLLPTTTSPYPCPPGSLSVALDKLRAQKSDPEHPGRLVVEVALGNMARSLDLLRRHPEQVDTKNQGRTALLVAAYLGQVELLRLLLKARADVDLPDDEGNTALHYAALGNQPEAARVLLSSGCGANALNGTRSAALHVAVQRGFLEVVRVLCEHGCDVNLPDAHADTPLHCAISVGAGASGIVEILTEVPAIDVTATNSQGFTLLHHASLKGHTLAVRRILARARQLVDAKKEDGFTALHLAALNNHREVAQILIREGRCDVNVRNRKLQSALHLAVQQAHVGLVPLLVDAGCSVNAEDEEGDTALHVALQRHQLLPLAADGAGGDPGPLQLLSRLQASGLPGSAELTVGAAMACFLALEGADVSYSNHRGRSPLDLAVEGRVLKALQGCAQRFRERQAGGPGGAAPGPRLALSTPNTVTNLHVAPPSGPEAAECLVCSELALLVLFSPCQHRTVCEECARRMKKCIRCQAVIGKKLRPDGTEVASAASAPGPPRQLVEELQSRYRQMEERITCPICIDSHIRLVFQCGHGACAPCGAALSACPICRQPIRDRIQIFV
- the MIB2 gene encoding E3 ubiquitin-protein ligase MIB2 isoform X3, whose protein sequence is MEPDPQAGVQVGMRVVRGMDWKWGQQDGGEGGVGTVVELGRHGSPSTPDRTVVVQWDHGTRTNYRAGYQGAHDLLLYDNAQIGVRHPNIICDCCKKHGLRGMRWKCRVCFDYDLCTQCYMHSKHDLAHAFERYETAHSRPVMLSPRQGLPRIPLRGIFQGAKVVRGPDWEWGSQDGGEGKPGRVVDIRGWDVETGRSVASVTWADGTTNVYRVGHKGKVDLKCVGEAAGGFYYKEHLPRLGKPAELQRRVSVDGQPFQHGDKVKCLLDPDILREMQEGHGGWNPRMAEFIGQTGTVHRITDCGDVRVQFSHETRWTFHPGALTKHNSFWVGDVVRVIDDLDTVKRLQAGHGEWTDDMAPALGRVGKVVKVFGDGNLRVAVGGQLWTFSPSCLLAYRPEEDANLDVAERARENKSSLSVALDKLRAQKSDPEHPGRLVVEVALGNMARSLDLLRRHPEQVDTKNQGRTALLVAAYLGQVELLRLLLKARADVDLPDDEGNTALHYAALGNQPEAARVLLSSGCGANALNGTRSAALHVAVQRGFLEVVRVLCEHGCDVNLPDAHADTPLHCAISVGAGASGIVEILTEVPAIDVTATNSQGFTLLHHASLKGHTLAVRRILARARQLVDAKKEDGFTALHLAALNNHREVAQILIREGRCDVNVRNRKLQSALHLAVQQAHVGLVPLLVDAGCSVNAEDEEGDTALHVALQRHQLLPLAADGAGGDPGPLQLLSRLQASGLPGSAELTVGAAMACFLALEGADVSYSNHRGRSPLDLAVEGRVLKALQGCAQRFRERQAGGPGGAAPGPRLALSTPNTVTNLHVAPPSGPEAAECLVCSELALLVLFSPCQHRTVCEECARRMKKCIRCQAVIGKKLRPDGTEVASAASAPGPPRQLVEELQSRYRQMEERITCPICIDSHIRLVFQCGHGACAPCGAALSACPICRQPIRDRIQIFV